One segment of Campylobacter hominis ATCC BAA-381 DNA contains the following:
- a CDS encoding DUF4230 domain-containing protein, with protein sequence MEILNFVVILLLLVAMFVLYRQNLKLRLHENQKADIKNDITQMRNIGELSVFRIYSKEIVTKKDDAIGGFWSTLFGWSMSKKQIAIIFEFEIEFIYDLMSSDFSINSLSDMKYSIKMPPCSYKYSIKDMKIYDEKNAKFLPFLLPDSLNGIFGASFSENDKNKLIDEAKDEIKGLSVKLINDLSTKIHKSATDTLEAIAKSFGAKSVKFEFNDKNIAKIDIKGSQILLDNSLQKQIDG encoded by the coding sequence ATGGAAATTTTAAATTTTGTCGTAATTTTATTGCTTTTAGTTGCTATGTTTGTGTTATATAGGCAAAATTTAAAGCTTCGTTTGCATGAAAATCAAAAAGCGGACATTAAAAATGATATAACTCAAATGCGAAATATAGGCGAACTTAGCGTATTTCGCATTTATTCAAAAGAGATTGTCACAAAAAAAGATGATGCGATTGGAGGTTTTTGGAGTACGCTTTTTGGCTGGTCTATGAGTAAAAAGCAAATCGCCATTATTTTTGAGTTTGAAATCGAGTTTATTTATGATCTTATGAGTAGCGATTTTTCTATAAATTCGCTTTCAGATATGAAATACAGCATAAAAATGCCGCCTTGCAGTTATAAATACTCTATAAAAGATATGAAAATTTATGACGAAAAAAATGCAAAATTTTTGCCGTTTTTATTGCCGGATTCGTTGAATGGAATTTTCGGTGCAAGTTTCAGCGAAAATGATAAAAATAAGTTGATTGATGAAGCAAAAGATGAAATTAAAGGGCTTTCCGTAAAACTGATAAATGATTTAAGCACAAAAATCCATAAATCCGCAACCGATACGCTTGAAGCCATTGCAAAAAGTTTCGGCGCAAAAAGTGTAAAATTTGAGTTTAACGATAAAAATATTGCCAAAATAGACATAAAAGGTAGCCAAATTTTGCTTGATAACTCTTTGCAAAAGCAAATTGACGGGTAA
- the ilvA gene encoding threonine ammonia-lyase gives MVDLNKIIQAKRTISGFIAETSCDLAPKLSEIYGAKIYLKKENLQTTGAYKIRGAFNKIAHLSEDDKKRGVVAASAGNHAQGVAISAKHFGVKATIVMPEATPLLKVAGTKSLGAEVILKGDNFDEAYAYALKYTKEHDKIFVHPFDDEFVQAGQGTIALEMLESVPDLDYVVLPVGGGGLISGVASYIKQVNPECKVIAVGAKGAPAMHDSFLAKKVINSKSVRTIADGIAVRDASEITLKIILETVDEFVQVDDNEIANAILYLLEQQKIIVEGAGAAGVAALMNRKFKFEKGKKIGIIISGGNIDVQMLNIIIEKGLRKSKRKMTVNVTLVDKPGALLGLTEAIQKANANIVKIDYDRFSTNIEYGDAVITITLETKGEKHQEEVRKSLLDEGYKFNEIM, from the coding sequence ATGGTGGATTTAAATAAAATCATTCAGGCCAAACGTACAATAAGCGGTTTTATAGCCGAAACATCGTGTGATTTGGCGCCAAAATTAAGTGAAATTTACGGAGCAAAGATTTATCTTAAAAAAGAAAATCTTCAAACCACAGGCGCATATAAGATTCGCGGCGCTTTTAATAAAATCGCTCATCTTAGCGAAGATGATAAAAAAAGAGGCGTAGTCGCTGCAAGTGCTGGAAATCACGCGCAAGGTGTGGCTATAAGTGCGAAACATTTCGGTGTAAAAGCTACGATTGTAATGCCGGAAGCCACCCCGCTTCTAAAAGTTGCAGGCACGAAATCTTTAGGCGCTGAAGTTATTTTAAAAGGTGATAATTTTGATGAAGCTTATGCTTATGCGCTTAAATATACAAAAGAGCATGATAAAATTTTCGTTCACCCTTTTGATGATGAGTTCGTTCAAGCAGGACAGGGCACGATAGCGCTTGAAATGCTTGAATCGGTACCGGATTTAGATTATGTTGTTTTGCCTGTTGGAGGCGGCGGGCTTATTAGCGGCGTTGCAAGTTATATAAAGCAAGTAAATCCGGAATGTAAAGTTATAGCTGTAGGTGCAAAAGGGGCGCCTGCTATGCATGACAGTTTTTTGGCAAAGAAAGTCATAAATTCAAAATCGGTTCGCACAATTGCCGATGGTATTGCAGTCCGTGATGCCAGTGAAATTACTTTGAAAATCATACTTGAAACGGTTGACGAGTTCGTGCAAGTTGATGATAATGAAATAGCAAATGCTATTTTGTATCTTTTGGAACAACAAAAAATCATCGTTGAAGGCGCAGGAGCTGCTGGTGTGGCCGCTTTGATGAATAGAAAATTTAAATTTGAAAAAGGTAAAAAAATCGGTATTATAATAAGCGGCGGAAATATAGACGTCCAAATGCTGAATATAATCATCGAAAAAGGTCTTAGAAAATCGAAACGCAAGATGACCGTAAATGTAACGCTTGTCGATAAACCGGGCGCGCTTTTAGGTTTAACAGAAGCTATTCAAAAAGCAAACGCAAATATCGTTAAGATAGACTATGATCGCTTTTCGACAAATATCGAATACGGCGACGCTGTAATAACTATAACTCTTGAGACAAAAGGTGAAAAACACCAAGAAGAAGTTAGAAAATCTCTTCTTGATGAAGGGTATAAATTTAACGAAATTATGTAA
- the trmA gene encoding tRNA (uridine(54)-C5)-methyltransferase TrmA — MSCSYYGKCAGCNLNLPYNDEISFKTDFLKSEFKEFYQGEIEIFKSDEWNFRNHAEFGIWHEKGDVFYTMRGNSNERVKIETCPKMDKKIVEMMPKLLQNLRENKNLKERLFGIEFIATKFDFMAILLYHKDIFNIKDDLAKLAEILDIKISARSRGKFLNFGGEILREKVQNFIYRFNADAFFQSNTKVNEKMILFVLNAVKNGKDLLEMYCGHGNFTLPLASEFGKILANEISKNSIKNARENSKNKDNINFVRMSAKELIDAFNGVREFNRLKDIDITDFDFSHVLVDPPRAGIEPEVLDFIQNFKNIIYISCNPASLKQNLQILCETHKITKFALFDQFVHTEHIECGVVLQK; from the coding sequence TTGAGTTGCTCATATTATGGCAAATGCGCAGGTTGCAATTTAAATCTGCCTTATAATGATGAAATTTCGTTTAAAACTGATTTTTTAAAGAGCGAATTTAAAGAATTCTATCAAGGTGAAATTGAAATTTTTAAAAGTGATGAGTGGAATTTCAGAAATCACGCGGAATTTGGTATTTGGCACGAAAAAGGCGATGTTTTCTATACAATGCGCGGAAATAGTAATGAGCGCGTAAAAATAGAAACCTGTCCCAAAATGGATAAAAAAATCGTGGAAATGATGCCGAAATTATTACAAAATTTGCGTGAGAATAAAAATTTAAAAGAGCGTCTTTTTGGAATCGAGTTTATAGCTACGAAATTCGATTTTATGGCGATTTTGCTTTATCATAAAGATATTTTTAATATCAAAGATGATTTGGCTAAATTAGCTGAAATTTTGGATATTAAAATTTCAGCCAGAAGTCGCGGAAAATTTTTAAATTTCGGTGGCGAAATTTTAAGAGAAAAGGTGCAAAATTTCATCTATAGATTTAACGCCGATGCATTTTTTCAATCAAATACAAAAGTAAATGAAAAGATGATTTTGTTTGTTTTAAATGCCGTAAAAAACGGTAAAGATCTTCTTGAAATGTATTGTGGACACGGAAATTTCACTTTGCCGTTAGCTTCTGAATTCGGTAAAATTTTAGCAAATGAAATCAGCAAAAACTCTATAAAAAATGCGCGCGAAAATTCTAAAAACAAAGATAATATAAATTTTGTAAGAATGTCGGCAAAAGAGCTGATAGACGCTTTTAACGGCGTTAGAGAGTTTAACAGGTTAAAAGATATCGATATTACAGATTTTGATTTTTCGCATGTTCTGGTTGATCCGCCGCGCGCAGGAATAGAACCGGAAGTTTTAGATTTTATACAAAATTTTAAAAATATAATTTATATTTCATGCAATCCTGCAAGCTTAAAACAAAATTTACAAATTCTATGTGAAACGCACAAAATTACGAAATTTGCACTTTTTGATCAATTTGTGCATACCGAACATATAGAATGCGGAGTGGTTTTACAAAAATGA
- a CDS encoding Na+/H+ antiporter NhaC family protein, translating to MRVLFFLLVPFFLYADSKSNAEYFGFLTLIPPLVAIILAFITKDVIFSLLIGVLSGTYMISVVNTSAFDAVIGAFTGLCSRAVNSMADPWNAGILLQVLCIGGLIALITKIGGTKALAIWLSKKAKSHVSSQVSTWFMGLIIFFDDYANSLIVGPIMRPVIDKFKVSRAKLAFIIDATAAPVTGIAVISTWIGLEISLIKDAYYSIGITDINPFEIFVSTIPYRFYNIFMIFFVVLTALMSREFGPMYKAEKAAREGKASTKNYNISNLDSQALTPKEGIKLKSANAIVPIFVLIISAVIGFYFNGLSALEGDELKAVKSAPLSFMAFQATFGAADASVVLFESALFASIVTVIIGVWQKIFGIKESIEIWVAGWKTMIITVVILLLAWSLSSVIKDLGTSYYLVDLLSKTTPKVILPIFIFILGSFISFSTGTSFGTMGILMPLAVPLANAVGQNYGLSGAELEAYMYVCISGVLTGAIFGDHCSPISDTTILSSMGAGCDHMEHVGTQFAYALSICVITIVFGYLPVGLGLSVWLALPLGVLAAALLLRTVGKKV from the coding sequence ATGAGAGTTTTGTTTTTTTTATTAGTGCCGTTTTTTTTGTATGCCGATAGCAAGTCAAATGCTGAATATTTCGGTTTTTTAACGCTTATTCCACCGCTTGTCGCTATTATTTTGGCTTTTATTACAAAAGATGTGATTTTTTCACTTTTAATAGGTGTTTTAAGCGGAACATATATGATCAGCGTTGTAAATACAAGCGCATTTGATGCTGTTATCGGCGCATTTACCGGGCTTTGTTCGCGCGCTGTAAACTCAATGGCGGATCCTTGGAATGCGGGAATTTTACTTCAAGTGCTTTGTATCGGCGGTTTGATAGCTTTAATAACTAAAATCGGCGGCACAAAAGCACTTGCCATTTGGCTTAGTAAAAAAGCTAAAAGCCACGTTTCTTCACAGGTCAGCACTTGGTTTATGGGACTTATAATATTTTTTGACGATTACGCAAACTCGCTTATTGTTGGCCCGATAATGAGACCTGTGATTGATAAATTTAAAGTAAGTCGCGCAAAACTTGCTTTCATTATAGACGCTACGGCCGCGCCGGTTACAGGAATTGCTGTGATTTCTACATGGATTGGACTTGAAATTTCGCTTATTAAAGATGCTTATTATTCGATAGGAATTACAGATATAAATCCGTTTGAAATTTTCGTTTCGACGATTCCTTACAGATTTTATAATATTTTTATGATATTTTTCGTCGTTTTAACGGCTTTGATGAGTAGAGAATTCGGACCTATGTATAAGGCTGAAAAAGCTGCCAGAGAAGGCAAAGCAAGCACTAAAAATTATAATATTTCAAATTTGGATTCTCAAGCTCTTACACCAAAAGAGGGCATAAAATTAAAAAGTGCAAATGCTATTGTCCCTATTTTTGTGCTTATTATTTCTGCCGTTATCGGCTTTTATTTCAATGGTCTATCAGCTCTTGAAGGGGATGAACTTAAAGCCGTCAAAAGCGCACCTTTAAGTTTTATGGCGTTCCAAGCGACTTTCGGAGCTGCCGATGCTTCGGTGGTACTTTTCGAATCGGCACTTTTTGCTAGCATTGTTACCGTTATAATCGGTGTTTGGCAAAAGATATTTGGTATAAAAGAGAGTATTGAAATTTGGGTTGCCGGTTGGAAAACTATGATAATCACCGTTGTGATTTTGCTTCTTGCCTGGTCTTTAAGTTCCGTTATCAAAGATTTGGGTACATCTTACTATCTTGTGGATTTGCTTTCAAAAACAACACCTAAGGTTATTTTGCCGATTTTTATTTTTATACTGGGATCTTTTATCTCTTTTTCTACCGGAACCAGCTTCGGAACGATGGGAATTTTAATGCCTTTGGCTGTTCCTTTGGCAAACGCGGTAGGGCAAAATTACGGCTTGAGCGGCGCAGAGCTTGAGGCATATATGTATGTTTGTATTAGTGGTGTTTTAACTGGCGCTATTTTTGGAGATCACTGCTCGCCGATTTCAGATACTACGATACTTTCGTCAATGGGTGCAGGTTGTGATCATATGGAACACGTCGGCACTCAGTTTGCTTATGCTTTATCAATTTGCGTTATTACGATAGTTTTCGGTTATTTGCCTGTCGGTCTTGGACTTAGCGTGTGGTTGGCGTTACCTCTTGGCGTGTTGGCTGCCGCGCTTTTACTTCGCACTGTTGGTAAAAAAGTTTGA
- a CDS encoding SDR family oxidoreductase, whose protein sequence is MKKTAFITGATSGFGEAIARAFAKENFNLIILGRRKDRLERLASELNDSEIHIINVDVRDKEKIFKEIENLPQNFKNIEILVNNAGLALGCEPVEKASLSDFETMIDTNIKGLVYITKAVLPIMSAKKSGYIFNIGSVAGTWPYPGGNVYGATKAFVKQFSLNLRNDIKGSNIRVTNIEPGLCKTEFSLVRFKGDVQKADAMYENTKYITAENIAQIIINCAKLPENVNINSLEVMATTQSWAGFFFERD, encoded by the coding sequence ATGAAAAAGACAGCATTTATAACAGGAGCCACTTCGGGCTTTGGCGAAGCCATAGCCAGAGCTTTTGCTAAGGAAAATTTTAATCTGATTATTTTAGGTCGCAGAAAAGATAGACTTGAAAGATTGGCAAGCGAACTGAATGACAGTGAAATTCATATAATAAATGTCGATGTCAGGGACAAAGAGAAGATCTTTAAAGAGATTGAAAATTTGCCGCAAAATTTTAAAAATATCGAAATTTTAGTAAATAATGCAGGACTTGCACTTGGATGTGAGCCTGTTGAAAAGGCCAGTTTAAGTGATTTTGAGACGATGATTGATACAAATATAAAAGGCCTTGTTTATATTACAAAAGCTGTTTTACCGATAATGAGTGCTAAAAAAAGCGGATATATTTTTAATATCGGCTCGGTTGCAGGAACGTGGCCATATCCTGGCGGCAATGTATATGGCGCTACAAAGGCATTTGTAAAGCAATTTAGCTTAAATTTAAGAAATGATATAAAAGGTAGCAATATTCGCGTCACAAATATAGAACCGGGGCTTTGCAAAACCGAATTCAGTTTAGTTCGCTTCAAAGGTGATGTCCAAAAAGCTGACGCCATGTATGAAAATACAAAATACATAACCGCGGAAAATATCGCGCAAATCATAATAAACTGTGCAAAATTACCTGAAAATGTAAATATTAACTCGCTTGAAGTTATGGCAACAACGCAAAGCTGGGCGGGATTTTTCTTTGAAAGAGATTAG